The following are encoded in a window of Balaenoptera ricei isolate mBalRic1 chromosome 1, mBalRic1.hap2, whole genome shotgun sequence genomic DNA:
- the TMEM51 gene encoding transmembrane protein 51: protein MMAQSKANGSHYALTAIGLGMLVLGVIMAMWNLVPGFSATEKPTAQGNKTETGSGILKSKTFSVAYVLVGAGVVLLLLSICLSVRDKRKQRHGEELAHIQHPGVEPHAHEEDSQEEEEASSRYYVPSYEEVMSTNYSEARELDQNPRMSISLPSYESLTGLDETSPTTTRADVETSPGNPPDRQNSKLAKRLKPLKVRRIKSEKLHLKDFRINLPDKNMPPPSIEPLTPPPQYDEVQEKAPDSRPPD from the exons ATGATGGCCCAGTCCAAGGCCAACGGCTCGCACTACGCGCTGACCGCCATTGGCCTGGGGATGCTGGTCCTCGGGGTCATCATGGCCATGTGGAACCTGGTCCCCGGGTTCAGCGCCACCGAAAAGCCAACCGCTCAGGGGAACAAGACGGAGACAGGGAGCGGCATTCTCAAGAGCAAGACCTTCTCCGTGGCGTATGTGCTGGTCGGGGCCGGGGTAGTGCTGCTTCTCCTGTCCATCTGCCTGAGTGTCCGTGACAAGAGGAAGCAGCGGCACGGTGAGGAGCTGGCACACATCCAGCACCCGGGGGTCGAGCCTCACGCCCACGAGGAAGACAG ccaagaggaggaggaggcctccTCAAGGTACTACGTCCCCAGCTACGAGGAAGTGATGAGCACAAACTACTCGGAAGCGAGGGAACTGGACCAGAACCCCAGGATGAGCATCTCTCTCCCCTCCTACGAGTCCTTGACGGGGCTGGATGAGACAAGCCCCACCACAACCAGGGCTGACGTGGAGACCAGCCCGGGGAACCCCCCCGACAGGCAGAACTCCAAGTTGGCCAAACGCCTGAAGCCGCTGAAAGTTCGAAGGATAAAATCCGAAAAGCTGCACCTCAAAGACTTTAGGATCAACCTGCCAGACAAAAATATGCCTCCTCCGTCCATCGAGCCTCTGACTCCCCCGCCACAGTATGATGAGGTCCAAGAGAAGGCCCCCGACTCCCGGCCCCCGGACTGA